Sequence from the Leptotrichia sp. OH3620_COT-345 genome:
AACCGAATTCTCCCGATACTATTTTTCTCCATCTTGTTCTTGCTCTGTTATTTTTCTTAAATCCCGCATTTCCTATTCCGTTAGCTTTATCTCCATCTCTATCTTGCCAACCTTGTCTTAATTCATTTGTTACTTTTATACTTTTTAAAACATCCTGATCAGCTGAAACTATTCCTGATACGGCTAATGTTAAAGCTAATAATCCTAACACTTTTTTCATAATTCCTCCTAAATTATTTGTTAATATTTTTTATCCATACATATATTACACTAATCATTAAAGTATAATATTATATATTCAATATACATTATACCTCATTTTTTTATTTTGTCAAGGAAAATTATAAAAAAATTTTAAGGATAAAAAAAGGAAACTTAATAAACATTTCAAAATTAACTTATAAAAAATTTGATAAAAAATTTTCAACAAAAGTTCTTTTATATTCAACTTTTTTTCATAAAGACTTTTTACTACCTCTAAATTTCCTTTATTGACTATAGAATTTTTAATATTTAATAATATAAATTCCGGAACTTTTTATATACATTTCACTTTTATGATTCCTACTATTCTATAATTTAATTACACTTTCACTTAAAACTATTTCTATTACTTTTAGTCCTCTTCAATATTCAAATTTTATAAAATATAAAAAACAGTGAATCTCTATATTTTTATATTGAAAAGATATTTTTGAACATAGTAAAATTTAAATTAAAATGCTTTTTGATCGAACTTTTTTATAAAAAAATTCAGATATATTTTAACAAAAAAAGAGAGAAAATTTCCCTCTTTTTTATATTTTTACTATTTAACTGTTAATCCTACGCTTACTCCTGCTCTGAATTCATTAGTTTCAGTAGTTACCTTTTTGTTATCTTTATTGTGTTTATTATATTCAGTTTCTCTATGTAACGGTCTGTACTTAATGAAAGGATTTACTGAAACTTCTCCTACTGCAGTATCAAAAGCAGCTTTATATCCTGCATTTGTCCAGATTGAGAATTCATTTTTGTATCCACTTACCGCTGTATGCTTTTCCCATTCATTTTCCATATTTATTTGTCCATAGAATCCTGCAAATGAAGGAGTTGTGTAAGTAGCTCCTGTTATATAATCCAAGTAAACACTTGACTTAGCTTCTTTATCAGTAGCTGCAAGTTTTCCTTTAGGATCTCTTAATTTATGATTTAATTCAACATAATAGTCAACTTTTCCTAAATTTCCTTCATAAATTTTCCCGTCAGTTGCAAAATCAGCATTTAATCCCCAACCGTCAGTTTTTCCTCTTTGGAAATCTCTACCATCTGCATAATAATCAGCAGATTTTTTACCATTACTGTTAAAGTAAACCGCTTGTAATGTAGTAGATATATTTTGTCCTAATACTGATATTCCGAAAGTAGGTCCAACATAAATTTCATTTGAAATTCCCGTTGTAGTTTTATGAGTATCCTTTGTACCTTCTTGTGAAGACTTATGAGTCCATCCTAAAACAGTTTTAGTTTCAAGAGAACCTATATTAAGTGCTTTTCCTAATTCAAAATTAGTTTCCCATCCACCTTTTCTTATATCAGATACTACATTTTCACCATTTGCATTGTAAGCATAGAATCTGTCACTATCTTTCTGGATTTTAAATTTTGCATCCAATCCCCATTCGTCATTTAATCCGAGTTCTCCAGATACAACATTTCTCCATCTTAATCTTACCTTATTTCTTTTTTTGAAACCTGCATTTCCTATTAAATTAGCATCTTTTCCATCTTTATCAGTCCAAGTCTGTCTTAATTCTGAAGTTGCTTTTATGCTTTTCAGAACATCCTGGTCAGCAGAAGCTATTCCGGATACAGCTAATGTTAATGCTAATAATCCTAACAATTTTTTCATAACTTTTCCTCCTAAAATTTTCGTTTTAAAATTTATTACTTTCTAACAACCTATCGGTATTCTAACATAATAGAAAGTTTTTGTAAAGTTTTTTTTGACTTTTTCCTTATTTTACAACATAATATAATTGTTCCGATATTTCTCTTTCCATTTGATTAATCCCTTTAAATACAGCTACTCAACATTTTTTATATATTTATATATAAATAAAAAGAATATATCTCAATAAACATAATCATAAATAAAATATATTGGAATATTTATTTTTTAACTACTCTACTTCCTGCGCCGCTTATAGATACTGAAGCTTTTCCTGATTTTGTAAGAGCTGTTTTATAATATACTACGTTTGATGCTCCCTG
This genomic interval carries:
- a CDS encoding succinate dehydrogenase/fumarate reductase iron-sulfur subunit, with the protein product MKKLLGLLALTLAVSGIASADQDVLKSIKATSELRQTWTDKDGKDANLIGNAGFKKRNKVRLRWRNVVSGELGLNDEWGLDAKFKIQKDSDRFYAYNANGENVVSDIRKGGWETNFELGKALNIGSLETKTVLGWTHKSSQEGTKDTHKTTTGISNEIYVGPTFGISVLGQNISTTLQAVYFNSNGKKSADYYADGRDFQRGKTDGWGLNADFATDGKIYEGNLGKVDYYVELNHKLRDPKGKLAATDKEAKSSVYLDYITGATYTTPSFAGFYGQINMENEWEKHTAVSGYKNEFSIWTNAGYKAAFDTAVGEVSVNPFIKYRPLHRETEYNKHNKDNKKVTTETNEFRAGVSVGLTVK